TGTTTCGCCGCGCCCGTGTTCTTTCACCTCGTGCGCTTCTTCTTCGCGGCCGCGTAAGCGCGTTACCCCGCGAACGTCTGCCCCAAGAACGTTTTCAGCACGTGCAGGAAGGATGCTGGCTGTTCCGAGTGCACCCAATGCCCCGCATCCTTGATCGTGATGCGGTTGGTGCGCGGGAACAGTCGCTTCATGAGCGGGAGCTGGTCGGTGCTGACATAGTTCGACTTCGCGCCACCCATCCACAGCACGGGGCCGTCGAAGTGCCCTTCGCCGTAGTCGGGCTCGCCGCCGATGACATCGAGCGACGCATACAGGAGGTCGAGGTTCGGCTCCCACTCGAAACCATCGCGGCCGCGCTTCAGATTCTGCAGCAAGAAACCCCGCACGGTGCGGCTCGGAATGTGTTCGGCGAGGGCCTCACCCGCCTCACCACGGCTGTTGATCGTGGAAAGGTCGAGGGCCTTCAGGCTCCCGAGCAGGTGAGTAAAGTCCGTGTTCTGGCCTCGATCCGGCCCAGGCGTCGCGCCCGGCCCCATGTCGACGATGACGACGCGTTCGAACAGCTCGGGATGCCGGGTCGCAAGCACCATTGCCATCTTGGCACCCATCGAATGACCGACGAGATTGACCGGCACATCCTTGGCATAGCCGCCCGCAAGCACGGCTGCGAGGAGGTCGGCCTGCTCCGCATAGTCGAACCGCTCGGTCCAGCCCGACTCGCCGTGGTTGGGCAGATCGACTAGCAGGCTCGTGTGCGTCTCAGCCAGGCCCTTAGCCGCGGTCATAAAGTTCTTGCCGCGCCCCATCAGACCGTGGAAGAAGACGACCCGCCCGCTTCCCGTTCCAACCTCTTGCGTCTTGATGTGAAAAGACTCGGGCAGCAGTTCAGTCATGAGGGTGT
This DNA window, taken from Gulosibacter molinativorax, encodes the following:
- a CDS encoding alpha/beta fold hydrolase — translated: MTELLPESFHIKTQEVGTGSGRVVFFHGLMGRGKNFMTAAKGLAETHTSLLVDLPNHGESGWTERFDYAEQADLLAAVLAGGYAKDVPVNLVGHSMGAKMAMVLATRHPELFERVVIVDMGPGATPGPDRGQNTDFTHLLGSLKALDLSTINSRGEAGEALAEHIPSRTVRGFLLQNLKRGRDGFEWEPNLDLLYASLDVIGGEPDYGEGHFDGPVLWMGGAKSNYVSTDQLPLMKRLFPRTNRITIKDAGHWVHSEQPASFLHVLKTFLGQTFAG